One segment of Leptospirillum ferrooxidans C2-3 DNA contains the following:
- the icd gene encoding NADP-dependent isocitrate dehydrogenase, which translates to MSSYQKLIPPKNGQKIEMKDGKLVVPDNPIVPFIAGDGTGQDIWNASVRVFDAAVKKAFGGKKKVEWFEVYAGEKANEVYGPNTWLPEDTLAANREFKMSIKGPLTTPVGGGIRSINVALRQELDLYACVRPVSWFGSPSPVKHPELVDMVIFRENTEDIYAGIEWATGDPVIQELYKVFEKAGVMKKIRFPKTASIGIKPVSEEGTKRLVRAAIRFALANNRKSVTLVHKGNIMKFTEGYFRKWGYEVAKDEFGDKTVSWDDCGGNAPAGKLLIKDEIADAFLQKILLRANEYDVIATLNLNGDYLSDALAAQVGGIGIAPGANINYETGAAVFEATHGTAPKYANQDKVNPGAVILSGEMMFRYMGWNEVADLILKGLRGAVHNKRVTYDFARQLEGSTELKCSEFGDEIIRNM; encoded by the coding sequence ATGTCGTCCTATCAGAAGTTGATCCCCCCAAAAAATGGTCAAAAGATTGAAATGAAAGATGGAAAGCTGGTTGTTCCTGACAATCCGATCGTTCCCTTTATTGCAGGCGATGGAACTGGGCAGGATATCTGGAATGCTTCCGTTCGCGTTTTTGATGCTGCAGTGAAGAAAGCATTTGGCGGAAAGAAAAAAGTCGAGTGGTTTGAGGTGTACGCCGGTGAAAAAGCCAATGAAGTATACGGACCCAATACATGGCTTCCGGAAGATACCCTTGCAGCTAACCGTGAGTTTAAGATGTCCATCAAGGGGCCTTTGACAACACCTGTAGGCGGCGGTATTCGTTCGATCAATGTGGCACTTCGACAGGAACTTGATCTCTATGCATGTGTCCGACCTGTTTCCTGGTTCGGGTCACCTAGCCCGGTGAAACATCCTGAGCTCGTCGACATGGTTATTTTTCGTGAAAACACGGAAGATATCTATGCTGGCATAGAGTGGGCAACTGGAGATCCTGTCATTCAGGAGCTTTATAAAGTTTTTGAAAAAGCTGGTGTCATGAAGAAAATCCGTTTTCCAAAAACAGCCAGCATCGGGATTAAACCCGTTTCGGAAGAAGGAACAAAACGTCTTGTGCGTGCTGCTATCCGTTTTGCTCTTGCCAATAACCGCAAAAGTGTGACCCTTGTCCATAAGGGGAATATCATGAAGTTTACGGAAGGCTATTTCCGTAAATGGGGATATGAAGTTGCAAAGGATGAGTTCGGAGATAAAACAGTCAGTTGGGATGATTGTGGTGGAAATGCTCCGGCTGGAAAGCTCCTGATCAAGGATGAGATTGCTGATGCTTTTCTTCAGAAAATTCTTCTCCGCGCCAATGAGTATGATGTTATCGCAACACTGAATCTGAATGGAGATTATCTCTCTGATGCGCTTGCTGCCCAAGTGGGAGGTATCGGCATTGCTCCTGGTGCAAATATCAATTACGAAACCGGCGCAGCCGTATTTGAGGCAACCCATGGAACTGCCCCGAAGTATGCAAACCAGGACAAGGTTAATCCAGGTGCGGTGATTCTGTCTGGTGAGATGATGTTCCGTTACATGGGCTGGAATGAAGTGGCTGACCTGATTCTCAAGGGTCTCCGTGGGGCTGTTCACAACAAGCGGGTGACTTATGATTTTGCTCGCCAGCTTGAAGGCTCCACAGAGCTTAAATGCTCAGAATTTGGAGATGAGATCATCCGGAATATGTGA